In Microbulbifer sp. GL-2, the following are encoded in one genomic region:
- a CDS encoding VWA domain-containing protein, producing MLIGFFLNLRRYKLPVSITELLALLEALQQRLVFADLEEFYFLARVCLVKDEKHFDKFDRAFESYFKDLETLDDIVEQMIPEDWLRAEFLKQLTEEEKAKVQSLGGLEKLLEEFKKRLEEQKKRHSGGNRWIGTGGTSPFGNSGYHPGGIRVGGKGRNRSASKVWEKRQFKNLDDSISLGTRNIQVALRKLRKFARTGAAEELDLDNTISSTARNAGLLDIQMVPERHNAIKVLIFFDVGGSMDPYVRICEELFSACRSEFKHLEYFYFHNFVYEHVWKDNQRRFNENMPLLEILRTYAKDYKVIFVGDASMAPYEITSRYGSVEHMNEEPGAAWMERVTETYNNLIWLNPVGEEYWQYTPSIGMTQRLVDEHMYPMTLEGLDKAIAYLVKGR from the coding sequence ATGCTGATTGGCTTTTTTCTAAATTTACGCCGCTATAAATTGCCGGTATCCATTACCGAGCTGCTGGCACTGCTCGAAGCATTGCAACAGCGCTTGGTGTTTGCAGACCTGGAGGAGTTTTACTTCCTGGCGAGGGTCTGCCTAGTGAAAGATGAGAAACATTTCGATAAGTTCGATCGCGCTTTCGAGTCTTATTTCAAAGACCTGGAAACGCTGGATGATATTGTCGAGCAAATGATTCCTGAGGACTGGCTCAGGGCAGAATTTCTGAAACAGCTCACCGAAGAAGAAAAGGCGAAAGTCCAAAGTCTTGGTGGATTGGAAAAACTGCTGGAGGAGTTCAAGAAACGCTTAGAGGAGCAGAAGAAGCGCCATAGCGGCGGCAACCGCTGGATCGGTACCGGTGGTACCAGCCCCTTCGGTAACAGTGGTTATCATCCGGGTGGAATCCGGGTCGGCGGCAAAGGGCGTAATCGTTCCGCGTCAAAAGTATGGGAGAAGCGCCAGTTTAAGAACCTGGATGACAGCATCAGCTTGGGCACCCGTAATATTCAGGTTGCCCTGCGCAAGCTGCGTAAGTTTGCCCGTACCGGTGCTGCAGAAGAGTTAGACCTGGATAATACAATTTCTTCTACTGCACGTAATGCAGGTTTGTTGGATATCCAGATGGTGCCGGAGCGGCACAATGCGATAAAGGTGCTGATCTTTTTCGATGTGGGGGGCTCAATGGACCCTTATGTGCGAATCTGTGAAGAGTTGTTTTCTGCATGCCGTTCTGAGTTCAAGCATCTGGAGTACTTTTATTTCCACAATTTTGTCTACGAACATGTGTGGAAAGACAACCAGCGCCGCTTTAATGAAAATATGCCGTTGCTGGAGATTTTGCGCACCTATGCGAAGGACTACAAAGTAATCTTTGTCGGGGATGCCTCTATGGCGCCTTATGAAATTACCAGCCGTTACGGCAGTGTCGAGCACATGAATGAGGAGCCTGGCGCCGCCTGGATGGAGCGAGTCACCGAAACCTACAATAATTTAATCTGGTTAAATCCGGTAGGTGAGGAATACTGGCAGTACACGCCCAGTATTGGGATGACGCAGCGCCTGGTGGATGAGCATATGTATCCAATGACCCTGGAAGGGCTGGACAAAGCCATTGCCTACCTGGTTAAAGGACGCTAA
- a CDS encoding MoxR family ATPase produces MKFTGTDSYVATEDLQMAVNAAATLQRPLLIKGEPGTGKTLLAEQVAQSLGMQLIQWHIKSTTKAQQGLYEYDAVSRLRDSQLGVDKVHDIGNYIKRGKLWEAFAAEERVVLLIDEIDKADIEFPNDLLVELDRMEFFVYETGETIKAKHRPIVIITSNNEKELPDAFLRRCFFHYISFPDRDTMRKIVDVHYPDIKGQMVAEAMDIFFQLREVPGLKKKPSTSELIDWLKLLMADDIPEEVLKNRDNSSAIPPLYGALLKNEQDVHMLERLAFMARRDNR; encoded by the coding sequence ATGAAATTTACCGGTACTGACAGCTATGTAGCGACTGAAGATCTGCAGATGGCGGTCAACGCGGCAGCCACCCTGCAGCGCCCCCTGTTGATCAAGGGTGAGCCGGGCACCGGCAAGACACTGCTTGCTGAGCAGGTTGCACAGAGTCTCGGCATGCAGCTGATTCAGTGGCATATTAAGTCCACCACCAAAGCGCAGCAGGGCTTGTACGAATACGATGCCGTATCGCGCCTTCGAGATTCCCAGTTGGGGGTGGATAAAGTTCACGATATCGGTAATTACATCAAGCGCGGCAAGCTGTGGGAGGCCTTTGCGGCAGAGGAGCGCGTGGTATTACTTATCGATGAGATCGACAAGGCGGATATCGAGTTCCCCAACGACCTGCTGGTAGAGCTGGATCGCATGGAGTTCTTTGTCTACGAAACTGGCGAAACCATCAAAGCCAAGCACCGCCCCATCGTTATTATTACTTCCAATAATGAAAAAGAACTGCCTGATGCCTTCCTGCGCCGCTGCTTTTTCCATTACATCAGTTTCCCCGACCGCGACACCATGCGCAAAATCGTCGATGTGCATTACCCGGACATCAAGGGGCAGATGGTGGCAGAGGCCATGGATATTTTCTTCCAGTTACGCGAAGTTCCCGGCTTGAAGAAAAAGCCCTCCACCTCAGAATTAATCGACTGGCTCAAGTTGCTGATGGCAGATGATATTCCTGAGGAGGTATTGAAAAACCGTGATAATAGCAGTGCAATTCCACCTCTTTATGGAGCCCTGCTGAAAAATGAACAGGACGTCCATATGTTAGAACGTCTTGCATTTATGGCGCGTCGCGACAATCGTTGA
- a CDS encoding YEATS-associated helix-containing protein → MLDHLLILTAVMLVSGILGGLVNYYQMLFTEEDPAGLARCLIMGLCGALMVPIFLKFTQSDLLIEIQGDPSRLLIFTGYCLLAAIASRMFVFNAARRQLRDASIARARVENLEQELRTMQLEMMPLLEHEIEGDLEQGPALDFNQIRKLDENALQVLNLLNSGECVFRSLSGMVQDSGMETNSVARALNSLLVLEMVGKIHSHLGIRWYITGKGRQVVHRRSTQVA, encoded by the coding sequence ATGCTCGACCACCTGCTGATTCTCACCGCGGTAATGCTGGTTTCGGGCATTCTTGGCGGGCTGGTGAATTACTATCAGATGCTGTTTACCGAAGAGGACCCGGCCGGCCTCGCACGTTGCTTGATCATGGGGCTGTGCGGTGCCTTGATGGTGCCCATTTTCCTGAAGTTTACTCAAAGTGACCTGTTGATTGAGATTCAGGGGGACCCATCGCGCCTTTTGATTTTCACTGGCTACTGCTTGCTGGCCGCTATTGCCTCACGAATGTTTGTATTTAATGCCGCCCGCCGCCAACTTCGTGATGCCAGCATCGCCCGCGCCAGGGTTGAGAACCTGGAACAGGAGTTGCGCACTATGCAGCTTGAGATGATGCCATTGCTGGAACATGAAATTGAGGGTGATTTGGAGCAGGGACCGGCACTGGACTTTAATCAGATTCGCAAGCTGGATGAGAATGCCCTGCAAGTGCTCAACCTGCTCAATAGTGGCGAGTGTGTGTTCCGCTCTCTGTCCGGGATGGTGCAGGACAGTGGTATGGAAACCAACTCCGTTGCCCGCGCCCTGAACAGCCTGCTTGTGTTGGAGATGGTAGGTAAGATCCACAGCCACTTGGGCATCCGCTGGTATATCACAGGTAAGGGGCGGCAGGTTGTGCATCGCCGGAGTACCCAGGTGGCTTGA
- a CDS encoding YcgN family cysteine cluster protein, translating into MAQKPFWRRKTLTQMSTSEWEALCDGCGRCCLHSLEDEESGEVYSTNVACRLLDTHSCRCSQYSQRKALVPDCIQLQVEDIPEFSWLPRTCAYRCLSEGRPLPEWHPLISGDVESVHLAGMSVRGSVVSEELVHPDDMEEHIVTWVDAG; encoded by the coding sequence ATGGCTCAAAAGCCCTTTTGGCGGCGCAAGACACTAACGCAGATGAGTACTTCCGAGTGGGAAGCTCTCTGCGACGGCTGTGGACGCTGCTGTTTGCACAGTCTGGAAGATGAAGAGTCCGGTGAGGTATACAGTACCAATGTTGCCTGCCGCCTGCTTGATACCCACTCCTGCCGCTGTAGCCAGTACAGCCAACGCAAAGCGCTGGTGCCTGACTGTATACAGCTTCAGGTGGAGGATATTCCTGAGTTCAGCTGGCTGCCGCGTACTTGTGCTTACCGCTGTCTCTCCGAGGGGCGCCCGCTGCCGGAATGGCACCCCTTGATTAGTGGGGATGTTGAATCTGTCCACCTGGCTGGTATGTCAGTACGTGGCAGTGTAGTGAGTGAGGAGCTAGTACATCCGGATGATATGGAGGAGCATATTGTCACCTGGGTGGATGCTGGTTGA
- a CDS encoding YcgL domain-containing protein produces MKVVCDIYRSPNKEEMYLYVDKREGTARVPENLLELFGSPQHLTTMLVTPERKLARASADKVLQELRVRGYYLQMPPVADSEMSEIALKNSKLQR; encoded by the coding sequence ATGAAAGTTGTATGTGATATTTATCGCAGTCCTAATAAAGAGGAAATGTACCTGTACGTGGACAAGCGCGAAGGGACCGCACGGGTACCGGAAAATTTATTGGAATTATTTGGCAGTCCCCAGCACCTGACCACCATGTTGGTGACACCAGAGCGTAAGCTGGCGCGTGCAAGTGCTGACAAGGTCCTGCAGGAACTGCGTGTGCGCGGTTACTATTTACAGATGCCGCCAGTAGCCGACTCTGAAATGAGTGAAATCGCATTGAAGAACAGCAAGCTGCAGCGCTGA